A single region of the Chionomys nivalis chromosome 5, mChiNiv1.1, whole genome shotgun sequence genome encodes:
- the Pcp4l1 gene encoding Purkinje cell protein 4-like protein 1, giving the protein MSELNTKTPPATNQASDPEEKGKAGSIKKAEEEEEIDIDLTAPETEKAALAIQGKFRRFQKRKKDSSS; this is encoded by the exons CTGAACACAAAAACACCCCCAGCAACCAACCAGGCATCTGACCCTGAGGAAAAAG GGAAGGCTGGCAGCATCAAgaaggctgaggaggaggaggagattgaCATTGACCTGACGGCTCCAGAGACAGAGAAGGCTGCCCTTGCGATTCAGGGCAAGTTCAGGCGattccagaaaaggaaaaaggattcCAGTTCCTGA